The Pseudomonas eucalypticola genome has a window encoding:
- a CDS encoding termination factor Rho, producing the protein MPRGSKDKYTAEQKRKAQHIEQTYEDQGASRETAEARAWATVNKQSGGGEKKGGSGSHTSRSAKRSAESDSAKRAAHTRAGEARDSKSSLASQSKESLLKEARSRDIRGRSTMTKAQLVAALS; encoded by the coding sequence ATGCCACGTGGAAGCAAAGACAAGTACACCGCCGAACAGAAGCGCAAGGCGCAGCACATCGAGCAGACTTACGAAGATCAGGGGGCGTCCAGGGAAACCGCCGAAGCCCGGGCCTGGGCCACCGTCAACAAGCAATCGGGCGGTGGCGAGAAGAAGGGCGGCTCGGGTAGTCATACGTCGCGCAGCGCCAAGCGCAGCGCCGAGTCCGACTCGGCCAAGCGTGCGGCCCATACCCGGGCAGGCGAAGCGCGCGACAGCAAAAGCTCGCTGGCGAGCCAGAGCAAGGAGAGCCTCCTCAAGGAAGCGCGCAGCCGTGACATCCGGGGTCGCTCGACCATGACCAAGGCGCAGCTGGTGGCAGCGCTGAGCTAA
- a CDS encoding DUF2252 domain-containing protein, with translation MKTPRPSARLKPLTQLRNLKMARSAHAYVRGSTVQFYQWLHSQPGRRLPNGPAVWICGDCHAGNLGPTGDLKGRIDIHIRDLDQTVIGNPVHDLVRLALSLATAARGSDLPGVVTAKMLEEVMRGYQLAFTDASDEDPPRPAQVKAGMRSAVQRTWKHLAQERIEDARPTIPLGKHFWPLSRQERTALQNLCDSQEIHGLVTSLKGRSKNDRVELLDSAYWVKGCSSLGLSRYAALLGVGDDDDPDYCLIDIKQAVGAAAPRAARAHMPRDNGKRVVEGARHLSPGLGNRMISARMLDQGFFIRELLPQDMKLELDQLSQVEAMRAAAYLARVVGLAHARQMDKGTRAEWIKDLQLNRSRVLDAPSWLWSSVVQLVGNHEIGYLEHCRRYALDAQKD, from the coding sequence ATGAAAACACCGCGTCCTTCTGCCCGCCTCAAACCCCTCACTCAACTGCGCAATCTGAAAATGGCCCGCTCTGCCCACGCTTACGTGCGCGGTAGCACGGTGCAGTTTTACCAATGGCTGCACAGCCAGCCTGGCCGCCGCCTGCCCAATGGCCCGGCGGTATGGATATGCGGTGACTGCCACGCGGGCAACCTGGGCCCCACCGGGGACCTCAAGGGCCGCATCGACATTCATATTCGCGACCTGGACCAGACCGTGATCGGCAATCCGGTTCACGACCTGGTGCGCCTGGCACTGTCCCTGGCCACCGCTGCGCGTGGTTCCGACCTGCCCGGCGTAGTCACTGCAAAGATGCTCGAAGAAGTGATGCGCGGGTACCAATTGGCCTTCACCGATGCCAGCGACGAGGACCCGCCACGCCCGGCCCAGGTCAAGGCCGGCATGCGCAGCGCTGTGCAGCGCACCTGGAAACACCTGGCACAGGAGCGCATCGAGGATGCACGGCCCACCATTCCGTTGGGCAAGCACTTCTGGCCTTTGTCGCGTCAGGAGCGCACAGCCTTGCAGAATTTGTGCGACAGCCAGGAGATCCACGGCCTGGTCACTTCGCTCAAGGGCCGCTCGAAGAACGACCGGGTCGAGCTCCTGGACTCGGCCTACTGGGTCAAGGGCTGCAGCTCCCTGGGCCTCAGCCGCTACGCCGCGCTGCTGGGCGTGGGCGACGATGACGACCCGGACTACTGCCTGATCGACATCAAGCAGGCCGTGGGCGCCGCCGCACCACGGGCCGCGCGGGCCCACATGCCGCGCGACAACGGCAAGCGCGTGGTCGAAGGGGCGCGACACCTGAGCCCTGGCCTGGGCAACCGCATGATCAGTGCGCGCATGCTCGACCAAGGGTTTTTCATTCGCGAATTGCTGCCCCAGGACATGAAACTGGAACTCGACCAACTCAGCCAGGTTGAAGCCATGCGCGCGGCCGCCTACTTGGCGCGGGTGGTGGGCCTGGCCCATGCCCGGCAGATGGACAAAGGTACCCGCGCCGAATGGATCAAGGACCTGCAACTGAATCGCTCGCGGGTGCTGGATGCGCCGTCCTGGTTGTGGTCCAGCGTGGTGCAACTGGTGGGCAACCACGAGATCGGCTACCTGGAGCACTGCCGCCGTTACGCACTGGATGCGCAAAAGGACTAG
- a CDS encoding SOS response-associated peptidase — protein sequence MCGRFSQAARMDQYLLELDFINRARMEPVTPRYNVAPTTRVPVLHREGDTLHSAALRWGWAPAWAQDKRPPPINARVETMASNRFFRGVWPHGRVLVPADGWFEWVSHPQAPKLKQPWFIQLASAKPLFFAALAQRGGAQDGFVIITDASDQGMVDIHDRRPVVLAPDAARAWLDPGLDTAQAEAIARHEGRPVSDFQWYAVGREVGNVRNEGPGLIAPLGTPGSAEDLLL from the coding sequence ATGTGTGGACGTTTTTCCCAGGCCGCGCGGATGGACCAGTACCTGCTGGAGTTGGATTTCATCAACCGTGCCCGCATGGAGCCGGTGACGCCACGCTACAACGTCGCCCCCACGACCCGGGTGCCGGTGTTGCACCGTGAAGGCGACACCTTGCACAGTGCTGCCCTGCGCTGGGGCTGGGCCCCTGCCTGGGCCCAGGACAAGCGTCCGCCCCCCATCAACGCGCGGGTGGAAACCATGGCCAGCAACCGCTTCTTCAGGGGCGTGTGGCCCCATGGCCGGGTGCTGGTGCCGGCCGATGGCTGGTTCGAATGGGTCAGCCATCCCCAGGCGCCCAAGCTCAAGCAGCCGTGGTTCATCCAGCTGGCCAGCGCCAAACCGCTGTTCTTCGCGGCCCTGGCTCAACGCGGGGGCGCCCAGGATGGTTTCGTCATCATCACGGACGCCAGCGACCAAGGCATGGTCGACATCCACGACCGTCGGCCCGTGGTGCTGGCCCCCGACGCTGCCCGCGCCTGGCTGGACCCGGGGCTCGACACCGCCCAGGCCGAAGCGATCGCCCGCCATGAAGGGCGGCCTGTGAGCGACTTCCAGTGGTACGCCGTGGGCCGCGAAGTGGGCAATGTGCGCAACGAGGGGCCGGGCCTGATTGCACCGTTGGGCACGCCGGGCTCGGCAGAGGACCTTCTGTTGTGA
- a CDS encoding AraC family transcriptional regulator has protein sequence MQHTDTCTARMVQLLEQLAPVEGYNLSARDDVRFLRANRPLTRTPVLYDPGIVILCQGRKRGYLGEDVYVYDAQHYLVVSVPVPFTMETDASETQPMLAVYMRLDLQLAGELMLQVDEAFGPSGAQPKGMYASPMDDGLRTSTLRFLEAMSVPQDALILGPALVREIYYRILTGAQGGSLRAALNRQGHFGKVTRAIRKIHSGYHERLDVEALAQEANMSVPSFHLHFRKVTDASPMQYLKSTRLHQARLLMLRQAMSASAAAFSVGYESASQFSREFKRFFGRTPQAEVEWMKATYALPAPSGPSAYVSSH, from the coding sequence ATGCAGCACACCGATACCTGCACCGCGCGCATGGTGCAGTTGCTGGAGCAACTGGCGCCGGTGGAGGGCTATAACCTCAGTGCCCGCGACGACGTACGGTTCCTGCGCGCCAACCGACCGCTCACGCGTACACCGGTGCTGTACGACCCGGGTATCGTGATCCTGTGCCAAGGCCGCAAGCGCGGTTACCTGGGTGAGGACGTCTATGTGTACGACGCCCAGCACTACCTGGTGGTGTCGGTGCCGGTGCCGTTCACCATGGAAACCGACGCCAGCGAGACACAGCCGATGCTGGCGGTGTACATGCGCCTGGACCTGCAATTGGCCGGCGAATTGATGTTGCAGGTGGATGAGGCCTTCGGGCCCAGTGGCGCTCAACCCAAGGGCATGTATGCCTCGCCCATGGACGACGGCCTGCGCACTTCGACACTGCGTTTTCTCGAAGCCATGAGCGTGCCGCAAGATGCGCTGATACTGGGGCCTGCGCTGGTGCGCGAGATCTACTACCGCATCCTCACCGGTGCCCAGGGCGGCTCATTGCGGGCTGCGCTCAACCGTCAGGGGCATTTCGGCAAGGTGACCCGAGCCATTCGCAAGATCCACAGTGGGTACCATGAACGCCTGGACGTGGAGGCGCTGGCCCAGGAAGCTAACATGAGTGTGCCAAGCTTCCACCTGCATTTTCGCAAGGTGACCGATGCCTCGCCCATGCAGTACTTGAAGTCGACGCGGTTGCACCAGGCGCGGTTGCTGATGCTGCGCCAGGCCATGAGTGCTTCTGCCGCGGCGTTCAGCGTCGGCTATGAAAGCGCGTCGCAGTTCAGCCGGGAATTCAAGCGGTTCTTCGGACGCACGCCGCAGGCGGAAGTGGAATGGATGAAGGCCACCTATGCGTTGCCAGCGCCCAGCGGGCCGTCTGCGTACGTGTCATCCCATTGA
- a CDS encoding oxidoreductase — MTTPKTLFITGVSSGFGHALAQQALAGGHRVIGTVRTDVALQAFEALDHERAHGVMLDVTDVDRIDAVVAEVEAAHGPVDVLVNNAGYGHEGIFEESPLEEMRRQFEVNVFGAVAVTKAFVPYFRQRRAGHIIAITSMGGTITMPGIAYYCGSKFALEGIFDTLSKELAPLGIAVTAVAPGSFRTDWAGRSMRRTPRSISDYDASFNPIRQAREAKSGKQLGDPVKAAQAMLQLIASPAPPAHLLLGSDALALVRDKLAHAADEIDRWQDLTRSTDG, encoded by the coding sequence ATGACTACCCCCAAAACCCTTTTCATCACCGGCGTCAGCAGCGGCTTCGGCCACGCACTCGCACAGCAGGCATTGGCAGGCGGGCACCGCGTCATCGGTACGGTGCGCACCGACGTTGCCTTGCAGGCGTTTGAAGCCCTCGACCATGAACGTGCCCACGGCGTGATGCTGGACGTCACTGACGTTGACCGCATCGACGCCGTGGTCGCCGAGGTGGAGGCGGCCCATGGCCCGGTGGATGTGCTGGTGAACAACGCCGGCTACGGCCATGAAGGCATCTTCGAAGAGTCTCCCCTGGAGGAGATGCGCCGCCAATTCGAGGTCAATGTGTTTGGCGCGGTGGCGGTGACCAAGGCTTTCGTGCCGTATTTCCGCCAGCGCCGGGCTGGGCATATCATCGCTATTACGTCCATGGGCGGCACTATCACCATGCCCGGCATCGCGTACTATTGCGGCAGCAAGTTTGCGCTCGAGGGCATTTTCGATACGCTGAGCAAGGAGCTGGCGCCCTTGGGCATTGCCGTCACGGCGGTGGCACCGGGCTCATTTCGCACTGACTGGGCCGGGCGCTCCATGCGTCGCACGCCGCGCAGCATCAGTGACTACGATGCCAGTTTCAACCCCATACGCCAGGCGCGCGAAGCAAAAAGCGGCAAGCAGCTGGGCGACCCGGTGAAAGCGGCGCAGGCGATGCTGCAACTGATCGCCAGCCCCGCACCGCCGGCGCATTTGCTGCTGGGCAGTGATGCCCTCGCCCTGGTGCGGGACAAGCTGGCCCACGCGGCGGACGAGATAGATCGATGGCAAGACCTGACCCGTTCGACGGACGGTTGA
- a CDS encoding ABC-F family ATPase gives MISTANITMQFGAKPLFENVSVKFNGGNRYGLIGANGCGKSTFMKILGGDLEPSGGQVMLEPNVRLGKLRQDQFAYEQFTVIDTVIMGHEELWKVKAERDRIYSLPEMSEEDGMAVAELETEFAEMDGYTAESRAGELLLGLGIPLEQHFGPMTEVAPGWKLRVLLAQALFSDPEVLLLDEPTNHLDINTIRWLENILTARNSTMIIISHDRHFLNSVCTHMADLDYGELRLFPGNYDEYMTAATQSREQLLADNAKKKAQISELQTFVSRFSANASKAKQATSRAKQIDKIQLAEVKPSSRVSPFIRFEQTKKLHRQAVTLEQVSKGFDGKTLFKNFSFTVEAGERVAIIGPNGIGKTTLLRTLVGELAPDAGAVKWTESAELGYYAQDHAHDFEDDVTLFDWMGQWTQGEQMIRGTLGRMLFSNDEIQKSVKVISGGEQGRMLFGKLTLQKPNVLIMDEPTNHLDMESIEALNLALENYPGTLIFVSHDREFVSSLATRIIELSDSGVVDFSGTYDDYLRSQGVAF, from the coding sequence TTGATCTCCACAGCTAACATCACCATGCAGTTCGGCGCCAAGCCGCTGTTCGAGAACGTTTCGGTCAAGTTCAACGGCGGCAACCGTTACGGCCTGATCGGCGCCAACGGTTGCGGCAAGTCGACCTTCATGAAAATCCTCGGCGGCGACCTGGAGCCGTCCGGCGGCCAGGTGATGCTGGAGCCGAACGTGCGCTTGGGCAAGCTGCGCCAGGATCAGTTCGCCTACGAGCAGTTCACCGTGATCGACACCGTGATCATGGGCCACGAGGAGCTGTGGAAGGTCAAGGCCGAGCGTGACCGCATCTACTCCCTGCCGGAGATGAGCGAAGAGGACGGCATGGCCGTTGCCGAGCTGGAAACCGAGTTCGCCGAGATGGACGGCTACACCGCCGAATCGCGCGCCGGTGAACTGCTGCTGGGCCTGGGCATTCCCCTGGAACAGCATTTCGGCCCGATGACCGAAGTGGCACCCGGCTGGAAGTTGCGTGTCTTGCTGGCCCAGGCGTTGTTCTCGGACCCGGAAGTGCTGCTGCTCGACGAACCGACCAACCACCTGGACATCAACACCATTCGGTGGCTGGAAAACATTCTCACGGCGCGTAACAGCACCATGATCATCATTTCCCACGACCGTCACTTCCTCAACAGCGTGTGCACCCACATGGCTGACCTGGACTATGGTGAACTGCGCCTGTTCCCAGGCAACTACGACGAGTACATGACCGCGGCCACTCAGTCGCGCGAGCAGCTGCTGGCAGACAACGCCAAGAAGAAGGCGCAGATCTCCGAGCTGCAGACGTTCGTCAGCCGGTTCTCGGCCAACGCCTCGAAAGCCAAGCAGGCCACGTCCCGCGCCAAGCAGATCGACAAGATCCAGCTGGCCGAGGTCAAGCCGTCGAGCCGCGTGAGCCCGTTCATCCGCTTTGAACAGACCAAGAAGCTGCACCGCCAGGCGGTGACCCTGGAGCAGGTGTCCAAGGGCTTCGACGGCAAGACCCTGTTCAAGAACTTCAGCTTTACCGTGGAAGCCGGCGAGCGCGTGGCGATCATCGGGCCGAACGGTATCGGCAAGACTACCCTGCTGCGCACCCTGGTGGGCGAGCTGGCGCCCGACGCCGGTGCGGTGAAGTGGACCGAAAGCGCGGAGCTGGGCTACTACGCCCAGGACCACGCCCACGACTTCGAAGACGATGTCACCTTGTTCGACTGGATGGGCCAGTGGACCCAAGGCGAGCAGATGATTCGTGGCACCCTGGGCCGCATGCTGTTCTCCAACGACGAGATCCAGAAATCGGTGAAAGTGATCTCCGGTGGTGAGCAAGGCCGCATGCTGTTCGGCAAGCTGACCCTGCAGAAGCCAAACGTGCTGATCATGGACGAACCCACCAACCACCTGGACATGGAGTCCATCGAAGCGCTGAACCTCGCGCTGGAAAACTACCCGGGCACGCTGATCTTCGTCAGCCACGACCGTGAGTTCGTATCCTCCCTGGCGACCCGCATCATCGAGCTGAGCGACAGCGGCGTCGTCGACTTCAGCGGCACCTACGACGACTACCTGCGTAGCCAGGGCGTGGCGTTCTAA
- a CDS encoding MFS transporter: MTAAQQPPTPRASSVTLKIVSIVFYTFIAFFCIGLPIAVLPGYVHDQLGFSAVVAGLVIGAQYLATLLSRPLAGRAADGLGTKRTVVLGLIGVGGSGALTLAATLLHGEPVLSLSVLVIARLLLGAAQGLVGVATNAWGINEVGAEHTARVISWSGIASYGAVALAAPMGVGMVQLGGFNALGAALMALAGVALLCIRRKTSAPLMRGERLPFWAAFGRVAPYGVSLTLASIGYGTLTTFITLYYLDRGWNGAAFCLTAFGVSFIVARLLFINAINRLGGFTVALACMATEALGLALVWLAPSTAFTLLGASLAGFGLSLVYPALGVLAISQVPSASRGAGLSAFAVFFDLALALAGPLMGAIALHLGYRWIFCFAALLAVSGLGLVLLLARHARRAGH, encoded by the coding sequence ATGACCGCCGCCCAACAGCCGCCCACCCCCCGCGCTTCCAGCGTCACCCTGAAGATCGTCTCGATCGTTTTCTATACCTTCATCGCCTTCTTCTGCATCGGCCTGCCGATCGCCGTGCTGCCAGGCTATGTCCATGATCAGCTGGGCTTCAGCGCCGTGGTCGCCGGCCTGGTCATCGGTGCGCAGTACCTGGCGACGCTGCTCAGCCGCCCACTGGCCGGGCGCGCCGCCGATGGCTTGGGCACCAAGCGCACGGTGGTGCTGGGGTTGATCGGGGTCGGCGGCAGTGGTGCGCTGACCCTGGCGGCCACGCTGCTGCACGGCGAGCCGGTACTCAGCCTGAGCGTGCTGGTCATCGCGCGGCTGTTGCTGGGGGCCGCCCAGGGGCTGGTCGGCGTCGCCACCAACGCGTGGGGCATCAATGAAGTGGGGGCCGAACATACGGCGCGGGTCATTTCCTGGAGTGGCATCGCGTCCTATGGCGCGGTCGCGCTGGCGGCACCCATGGGCGTGGGGATGGTGCAACTGGGCGGGTTCAATGCGCTGGGAGCGGCGTTGATGGCGTTGGCCGGCGTCGCGCTGCTGTGCATTCGTCGCAAGACCTCCGCGCCCTTGATGCGCGGGGAACGCCTGCCGTTCTGGGCGGCGTTCGGCAGGGTTGCCCCCTACGGAGTGAGCCTGACGCTGGCCTCCATCGGCTATGGCACCCTGACCACCTTCATCACCCTGTACTACCTGGACCGCGGCTGGAATGGGGCGGCCTTTTGCCTGACGGCGTTCGGGGTGAGCTTCATTGTCGCGCGACTGCTGTTCATCAACGCCATCAACCGCCTGGGCGGCTTCACCGTGGCACTCGCTTGCATGGCCACCGAAGCCCTGGGCCTGGCACTGGTCTGGCTGGCGCCCTCCACGGCCTTTACGTTGCTGGGCGCCAGCTTGGCAGGTTTCGGCCTGTCGCTGGTGTACCCGGCGCTGGGCGTGCTCGCCATCAGCCAGGTGCCCAGCGCCAGCCGCGGGGCGGGGTTGAGCGCCTTCGCCGTATTCTTTGACCTGGCCCTGGCATTGGCGGGCCCATTGATGGGTGCCATCGCCCTGCACCTGGGCTACCGCTGGATATTCTGCTTTGCCGCGTTACTGGCCGTCAGCGGGCTGGGCCTGGTGCTGCTGCTCGCGCGCCATGCCCGACGCGCCGGTCATTGA
- a CDS encoding alpha/beta hydrolase family protein, with the protein MMRLCANILMCMALGLISVQAWAAPPAHWSVGFHRLTFLDPLDHQPMQALAFYPSNQREQVTRIENYKVEATEDARIAMGRYPMLMLSHGNAGTPLALHDLITSLTRKGFVVVAVYHPGDNWKDHSRLGAVSNLYGRPLQISQAITSALAEPMLSPFIDPAQIGVIGYSAGGETALILSGARPNLDRLRKYCAEFPHDADACQTHGELLVDRDDLHPAADARVKALLLMAPLGLMFNRETLSQVHVPTLIYSGDSDKLLALDKNAAALARKLPMVSDYKLLAGAGHFVFMAPCDDEQKAAMPGLCNDADGVNREDIHRDLVRQAGHFFSQTLSEPSHAGMQTADQ; encoded by the coding sequence ATGATGCGTCTTTGTGCAAATATTCTCATGTGCATGGCCCTTGGCCTGATTTCAGTGCAAGCCTGGGCAGCGCCGCCTGCTCACTGGAGCGTGGGCTTCCATCGCCTGACCTTTCTCGACCCGTTGGATCACCAGCCCATGCAGGCGCTGGCGTTCTACCCGTCGAACCAGCGCGAACAGGTGACCCGGATCGAGAACTACAAGGTCGAGGCCACCGAAGACGCGCGCATCGCCATGGGCCGCTACCCGATGCTGATGCTGTCCCACGGCAATGCCGGCACCCCCCTGGCGCTCCATGACCTGATCACTTCGCTGACCCGCAAGGGCTTTGTGGTGGTGGCGGTCTACCACCCGGGTGACAACTGGAAGGACCATAGCCGGCTGGGCGCCGTAAGCAACCTGTACGGCCGCCCACTGCAGATCTCCCAAGCCATCACCTCGGCGTTGGCCGAGCCGATGCTCTCGCCCTTCATCGACCCCGCGCAGATCGGGGTGATCGGTTACTCAGCCGGCGGCGAAACGGCGCTGATTCTCTCGGGCGCACGTCCGAACCTGGACCGCCTGCGCAAGTACTGCGCCGAATTCCCCCATGACGCCGACGCCTGCCAGACCCATGGCGAGCTGCTGGTGGACCGCGATGACCTGCACCCGGCCGCCGACGCACGCGTCAAGGCGTTGCTGCTGATGGCCCCCTTGGGCCTGATGTTCAACCGCGAGACCTTGTCACAAGTGCACGTGCCGACGCTGATCTACAGCGGTGACAGCGACAAGCTGCTGGCCCTGGACAAAAACGCCGCTGCCCTGGCGCGCAAACTGCCTATGGTTTCGGACTACAAACTGTTGGCCGGCGCTGGACACTTCGTGTTCATGGCCCCTTGCGACGATGAGCAAAAGGCTGCCATGCCGGGCCTGTGCAACGACGCCGACGGCGTCAACCGCGAAGACATCCACCGCGACCTGGTGCGCCAGGCCGGGCATTTCTTCAGCCAGACCCTCAGCGAGCCGAGCCACGCTGGCATGCAGACGGCAGATCAATGA
- a CDS encoding FMN-dependent NADH-azoreductase, with protein sequence MKLLHIDSSILGDNSASRQLSQAVVQSFAGADVTYRDLAADALTHFSSATLAGGEVEAKLSADTLSEFLAADVVVIGAPMYNFSIPTQLKAWIDRICVAGTTFRYTEAGPEGLCGGKKVVIVSTSGGIHAGQPSGVAHEEFLKVLLGFIGITDIEIVRAEGLAYGEEVRAKALAGAQAKIDSKLFAA encoded by the coding sequence ATGAAACTGTTGCACATCGATTCCAGCATCCTCGGCGACAATTCGGCTTCCCGTCAGCTGAGCCAGGCCGTGGTTCAATCCTTCGCCGGCGCCGACGTGACCTACCGTGACCTGGCCGCTGACGCCCTGACTCACTTCTCCTCGGCCACCCTGGCGGGCGGCGAAGTGGAAGCCAAGCTGTCGGCCGACACCTTGAGCGAATTCCTGGCCGCCGACGTCGTGGTGATCGGCGCGCCGATGTACAACTTCTCGATCCCGACCCAACTGAAAGCCTGGATCGACCGTATCTGCGTCGCCGGCACCACGTTCCGCTACACCGAAGCTGGCCCTGAAGGCCTGTGCGGTGGCAAGAAAGTGGTGATCGTTTCCACCTCCGGCGGTATCCACGCTGGCCAGCCAAGCGGCGTGGCCCACGAAGAGTTCCTGAAAGTGCTGCTGGGCTTCATCGGCATCACCGACATCGAAATCGTCCGTGCCGAAGGCCTGGCCTACGGTGAAGAAGTCCGCGCCAAGGCGCTGGCCGGCGCCCAGGCTAAGATCGATTCGAAACTGTTCGCAGCCTGA
- a CDS encoding LysR substrate-binding domain-containing protein, with protein sequence MQDLNDLYYFAKVVEAQGFAAAGRQLGVPKSRLSRRIAELEDRLGARLLQRTTRQLKLTSVGERYLRHCQAMLLEAEMADEVVASLSSEPRGRLRVSCPVGLAHEFLPKVISSFLRDYPHVQLDMVLLNRRVDLITEGIDVALRVREPGDEDPGLVTRRLREARTVLVASPALLAGNTIASPDDLVALPVLGALEADRMVHLRLLDEQGNKRDLVLEARLGIEDFVVRKATAIAGLGFTLLPIMHCEAELASGELVQLLPDWSLSNGWLQAVYPHRRGVLPAVRAWIDHLVKSLEECGERYI encoded by the coding sequence ATGCAGGACCTCAATGACCTCTATTATTTTGCCAAGGTGGTGGAAGCCCAAGGCTTCGCTGCGGCCGGCCGCCAGTTGGGGGTGCCCAAGTCGCGTTTGTCCCGACGTATCGCCGAACTGGAAGACCGCCTTGGGGCCCGCCTGCTGCAACGTACAACCCGGCAACTGAAGCTCACCAGCGTGGGTGAACGTTATTTGCGCCATTGCCAGGCCATGTTGCTGGAAGCGGAAATGGCGGACGAGGTGGTCGCCAGCCTGTCCAGCGAACCGCGCGGCCGCCTGCGCGTGTCGTGCCCAGTGGGCCTGGCCCACGAGTTCCTGCCCAAGGTCATCAGCAGCTTCCTGCGCGACTACCCCCATGTGCAGTTGGACATGGTGCTGCTCAACCGTCGCGTGGACCTGATCACCGAAGGCATCGACGTGGCGCTGCGCGTGCGCGAGCCGGGTGATGAAGACCCGGGCCTGGTCACCCGCCGCCTGCGCGAGGCGCGCACGGTGCTGGTGGCCAGCCCTGCGCTGCTGGCGGGAAACACCATCGCCAGCCCCGACGACCTGGTGGCCCTGCCCGTGCTGGGTGCCCTGGAGGCAGACCGCATGGTCCACCTGCGCCTGTTGGACGAGCAGGGCAACAAGCGCGACCTGGTGCTGGAAGCACGCCTGGGCATTGAGGATTTCGTGGTGCGCAAGGCCACCGCCATCGCCGGGCTGGGCTTTACCCTGCTGCCGATCATGCACTGTGAGGCGGAACTGGCCAGCGGTGAACTGGTGCAGTTGCTGCCTGACTGGTCTTTGAGCAATGGTTGGCTGCAAGCGGTGTACCCGCACCGGCGCGGCGTGCTGCCGGCCGTGCGCGCCTGGATCGACCACCTGGTCAAAAGCCT